From Actinoplanes oblitus, a single genomic window includes:
- a CDS encoding efflux RND transporter periplasmic adaptor subunit produces the protein MGIALAGRRRSIWLGVLVVVLASLAFGVLRVLTADGAREPAAAETATVDRGAVTTEVATTGTVQAAQTRSLSFAVDGTVESVEVRAGTTVTAGQVLAKVDDDDARDAVDEARDALDAARDALADAKEAAAATTSGTTGCAAAAAYRVPASASASPSASSRPSVSASARPAATTAAPAATGTERSGGATGGGTATCAAGTTGGGDTAQQGRQSDGDAILTAQQRVNAAETTLEEKEDALVGATITAPIAGRVLTVGGKVGSQVDSGSTFITLADVYDMQISADFPEADADHLAVQQKAVITLADKPGETFDATLVVVDPVGTSDGTLTTFGVLLSFVDAPKDLLVGQTAQVRVTTGSKRDVLRVPSTAVHDVAGASGTVRRDGARVEVRIGLRGDQYTEITSGLTEGDVVSRSW, from the coding sequence ATGGGTATCGCACTGGCCGGTCGCCGGCGTTCGATCTGGCTCGGCGTGCTGGTCGTCGTGCTCGCCTCGCTCGCCTTCGGCGTGCTGCGCGTACTGACGGCGGACGGCGCGCGGGAGCCGGCGGCGGCCGAGACCGCCACCGTCGACAGGGGCGCGGTGACCACCGAGGTGGCCACCACCGGGACGGTGCAGGCGGCGCAGACGCGCAGCCTGTCGTTCGCTGTGGACGGGACGGTGGAGAGCGTCGAGGTCCGGGCGGGTACCACGGTGACGGCGGGCCAGGTGCTCGCGAAGGTGGACGACGACGACGCGCGGGACGCGGTGGACGAGGCACGGGACGCGCTGGACGCGGCACGGGACGCGCTCGCCGACGCCAAGGAGGCGGCTGCCGCGACCACGAGTGGCACCACCGGGTGTGCCGCCGCGGCGGCCTATCGGGTGCCGGCCTCCGCGTCGGCGTCGCCGTCGGCCTCGTCCCGCCCGAGCGTGTCGGCATCGGCTCGACCGGCCGCCACCACCGCCGCTCCGGCCGCCACCGGGACCGAGCGGAGCGGCGGGGCGACGGGTGGCGGCACGGCCACGTGCGCCGCCGGGACCACCGGCGGCGGTGACACCGCTCAGCAGGGCCGGCAGAGCGACGGCGACGCCATCCTCACCGCGCAACAGCGGGTCAACGCCGCCGAGACCACCCTGGAGGAGAAGGAGGACGCGCTGGTGGGCGCCACCATCACCGCACCCATCGCCGGCCGCGTCCTCACCGTCGGCGGCAAGGTCGGCAGCCAGGTCGACTCCGGCTCCACCTTCATCACCCTGGCCGACGTCTACGACATGCAGATCAGCGCCGACTTCCCGGAGGCCGACGCCGACCACCTGGCGGTCCAGCAGAAGGCGGTGATCACCCTGGCCGACAAGCCGGGCGAGACGTTCGACGCCACCCTGGTGGTGGTCGACCCGGTCGGCACCAGCGACGGCACGCTCACCACGTTCGGCGTACTGCTCTCCTTCGTCGACGCGCCGAAGGATCTGCTGGTCGGGCAGACCGCCCAGGTCAGGGTGACCACCGGCAGCAAGCGGGACGTGCTCCGGGTGCCGAGCACCGCGGTGCACGACGTGGCCGGCGCGAGCGGGACGGTGCGCCGGGACGGCGCCCGGGTCGAGGTACGGATCGGCCTGCGGGGTGACCAGTACACCGAGATCACCTCGGGGCTGACCGAGGGTGATGTGGTGTCCCGATCCTGGTGA
- a CDS encoding response regulator transcription factor, whose translation MLSETRYPRTVGDTPARPTRVLVVDDEPNISALLSATLRLVAFDVRVAGTGTAALLAVGAFEPDLIVLDVMLPDVDGFEVARRLRAAGHRTPVLFLTARDTVEDRILGLSAGADDYVTKPFSLEEVVLRIRAILRRSRPAEPGPDTGMLRYADLELDEDAHEVRRAGRLIELSPTEFNLLRYLMINAGRVVSKAQILDRVWKYDFGGDGRIVESYVYYLRRKIDKTEPALIHTVRGVGYALRLPREE comes from the coding sequence GTGCTTTCCGAGACCCGCTACCCCAGGACCGTCGGCGACACGCCGGCGCGGCCCACCCGCGTCCTCGTCGTGGACGACGAGCCGAACATCTCCGCGCTGCTCAGCGCCACCCTGCGGCTCGTCGCCTTCGACGTGCGGGTGGCCGGGACGGGCACCGCCGCGCTGCTGGCGGTGGGCGCGTTCGAGCCGGACCTGATCGTGCTCGACGTGATGCTGCCGGACGTGGACGGGTTCGAGGTGGCCCGCCGGCTGCGCGCCGCCGGGCACCGGACCCCGGTGCTGTTCCTCACCGCCCGGGACACGGTCGAGGACCGGATCCTCGGGCTCTCGGCCGGCGCCGACGACTACGTCACCAAGCCGTTCAGCCTCGAGGAGGTGGTGCTACGGATCCGCGCCATCCTGCGGCGCAGCCGGCCGGCGGAGCCGGGACCGGACACCGGGATGCTCCGGTACGCCGACCTGGAGCTGGACGAGGACGCCCACGAGGTACGCCGGGCGGGTCGCCTGATCGAGCTGTCGCCGACCGAGTTCAACCTGCTCCGGTACCTGATGATCAACGCCGGTCGGGTGGTCAGCAAGGCACAGATCCTGGACCGGGTGTGGAAGTACGACTTCGGTGGCGACGGCCGGATCGTCGAGTCGTACGTCTACTACCTGCGCCGCAAGATCGACAAGACCGAGCCGGCGCTGATCCATACCGTGCGCGGCGTGGGCTACGCACTCAGGCTGCCGCGCGAAGAGTGA
- a CDS encoding sensor histidine kinase, protein MPIPGDARGGWRGPTRWRHWTLRSRLVLVVGILAAIALIAANVAGVVLIRGYLVERIDKQLTGMARPMEFATQQQDDSFGPRNRFFRVGPDQVAYLYRADGTLDTGRSYPAGDTRPAVPSFDALAKRAATADPYTVTAPDGTGWRVIALPVGTTGGYALFGSSLAEVRQTSDRLLVIDAGVLLLILALLGLGAAYVVRLGLRPLTEMEHAAADISGGDLTRRVPGADPHTEPGRLGLALNLMLSRIEAEVAERTAAEQRLRQFVADASHELRTPLTSIRGFAELYRRGGAPPGPLLDETMSRIEGEAGRMGVLVEDLLMLARLDRQRTLDLRRVDLLEIAADTIRDAHARVPGRQVLLAGLSDDADTFEPATVLGDDHGLRQVVTNLVANALHHTPDGTRVTVRVGHTGGSAEPMAVLEVEDDGPGVPAEHAPRIFERLYRADPSRNRASGGGSGLGLAIAATIVRGHGGTVALHETPGGGATFRVLLPSAGDAA, encoded by the coding sequence ATGCCGATCCCGGGTGACGCGCGGGGCGGTTGGCGGGGACCGACCCGCTGGCGGCACTGGACGCTGCGGTCCCGCCTCGTCCTGGTCGTCGGCATCCTCGCCGCGATCGCCCTGATCGCCGCGAACGTCGCCGGCGTCGTGCTGATCCGCGGCTACCTGGTGGAGCGGATCGACAAGCAGCTCACCGGGATGGCCCGGCCGATGGAGTTCGCCACCCAGCAGCAGGACGACAGCTTCGGCCCGCGCAACCGCTTCTTCCGGGTCGGCCCGGACCAGGTCGCCTACCTCTACCGGGCGGACGGCACACTGGACACCGGGCGCAGCTACCCGGCCGGCGACACCCGGCCGGCGGTCCCGTCGTTCGACGCGCTGGCGAAGCGGGCGGCCACCGCGGATCCGTACACCGTCACCGCCCCGGACGGCACCGGCTGGCGGGTGATCGCGCTGCCGGTCGGCACCACCGGCGGCTACGCGCTGTTCGGCTCCTCGCTGGCCGAGGTGCGGCAGACCAGCGACCGGCTGCTGGTCATCGACGCCGGCGTGCTGCTGCTGATCCTGGCCCTGCTCGGCCTCGGCGCCGCCTACGTGGTCCGGCTCGGCCTGCGCCCGCTGACCGAGATGGAGCACGCGGCCGCGGACATCTCCGGCGGCGACCTCACCCGGCGGGTGCCCGGCGCCGACCCGCACACCGAACCCGGCCGGCTCGGCCTGGCGCTCAACCTGATGCTCAGCCGGATCGAGGCCGAGGTTGCCGAGCGCACCGCTGCCGAGCAGCGGCTGCGCCAGTTCGTCGCGGACGCCTCGCACGAGCTGCGGACCCCGCTCACCTCGATCCGCGGCTTCGCCGAGCTGTACCGGCGCGGCGGCGCCCCGCCCGGCCCGCTGCTGGACGAGACGATGAGCCGGATCGAGGGCGAGGCCGGCCGGATGGGCGTACTCGTCGAGGACCTGCTGATGCTGGCCCGCCTGGACCGGCAGCGGACCCTGGACCTGCGCCGGGTGGACCTGCTGGAGATCGCCGCGGACACCATCCGGGACGCGCACGCCCGGGTACCCGGCCGCCAGGTGCTGCTGGCCGGGCTCAGCGACGACGCGGACACCTTCGAGCCGGCCACCGTGCTCGGCGACGACCACGGGCTGCGCCAGGTGGTGACGAATCTGGTGGCCAACGCGCTGCACCACACCCCGGACGGCACGCGGGTCACGGTCCGGGTCGGGCACACCGGCGGGTCAGCGGAGCCGATGGCGGTGCTGGAGGTGGAGGACGACGGCCCCGGCGTGCCCGCCGAGCACGCCCCGCGGATCTTCGAGCGGTTGTACCGGGCCGACCCGAGCCGCAACCGGGCCAGCGGCGGCGGATCCGGCCTGGGGCTGGCCATCGCGGCGACCATCGTGCGGGGGCACGGCGGCACCGTCGCGCTGCACGAGACGCCGGGCGGCGGCGCCACGTTCCGTGTCCTGCTCCCGTCCGCCGGTGACGCGGCGTGA
- a CDS encoding efflux RND transporter periplasmic adaptor subunit, whose protein sequence is MRVSLSRHPSLVVNAVIGVMLVAGASTVYETFSGSDDGGTAAVAAERTVTVQRGTVTKTVTADGTVASSTTASASFETGGTVTAISVRVGDKVKKGQVLAKVDPAAAQRTLAAAEADLDAANDALDRAQDAGSDTSDAENQVAQAQLAVDDAEAGVAGTVLKAPMAGTVTSVSGTIGSSAAGTGSASSSSGGAQGGGSSQGGSSSSSASSTGFIEIADLTRMSVSAGFAEADATQLKENQVATVTWNALSGTSQSAKVTAIDPAATTSNSVVTYGVTLSLDKVPAGAKVGQTVSVVVTTGAKTNVLMVNSAAITTAGKRHTVTVVAGGVQETRSVEVGLAGDTATEITSGLTAGEQVVVKTTSTSGGSGTTGGFPGGGTFGGGGNFGGGGNFGGGGAPGGGR, encoded by the coding sequence ATGAGGGTAAGTCTGAGCCGCCACCCGTCCCTGGTGGTCAACGCCGTGATCGGCGTGATGCTCGTAGCCGGGGCCAGCACGGTGTACGAGACGTTCTCCGGATCCGACGACGGGGGAACGGCCGCGGTGGCCGCCGAGCGCACGGTCACCGTCCAGCGGGGCACGGTCACCAAGACCGTTACCGCGGACGGCACCGTGGCGAGCTCGACCACCGCGAGCGCCAGCTTCGAGACCGGCGGAACGGTCACCGCGATCAGCGTGCGGGTCGGTGACAAGGTCAAGAAGGGCCAGGTGCTGGCGAAGGTCGACCCGGCGGCTGCCCAGCGCACCCTGGCCGCCGCCGAGGCCGACCTGGACGCCGCGAACGACGCGCTGGACCGCGCGCAGGACGCCGGCTCGGACACCTCGGACGCCGAGAACCAGGTGGCGCAGGCCCAGCTCGCTGTCGACGACGCCGAGGCCGGGGTGGCCGGCACGGTGCTCAAGGCGCCGATGGCCGGCACCGTCACCTCGGTGAGCGGCACGATCGGCAGTTCCGCCGCCGGCACCGGCTCGGCCAGCTCGTCCTCCGGTGGCGCGCAGGGCGGCGGCTCGTCGCAGGGCGGCAGCTCCTCGTCGAGCGCGAGCTCCACGGGCTTCATCGAGATCGCCGACCTGACCAGGATGTCCGTCTCGGCCGGCTTCGCCGAGGCGGATGCCACCCAGCTCAAGGAGAACCAGGTCGCCACGGTCACCTGGAACGCGCTGAGCGGCACCAGCCAGAGCGCCAAGGTCACCGCGATCGACCCGGCCGCCACCACCTCGAACAGCGTGGTCACCTACGGCGTCACGCTGAGCCTGGACAAGGTGCCGGCCGGCGCGAAGGTCGGGCAGACCGTCTCGGTGGTGGTGACCACCGGCGCCAAGACGAACGTCCTGATGGTCAACTCGGCGGCGATCACCACCGCCGGCAAGCGGCACACGGTCACCGTCGTCGCCGGCGGCGTCCAGGAGACCCGGTCGGTGGAGGTCGGCCTGGCGGGCGACACGGCCACCGAGATCACCTCCGGGCTCACCGCCGGCGAGCAGGTCGTCGTCAAGACCACCTCGACCAGCGGCGGCAGCGGTACCACCGGCGGCTTCCCGGGCGGCGGCACCTTCGGCGGCGGCGGGAACTTCGGCGGCGGCGGGAACTTCGGCGGCGGCGGTGCACCGGGCGGTGGCCGATGA
- a CDS encoding ABC transporter ATP-binding protein, protein MSRPVLEVRDLKKIYGTGEATVHALRGVSMTVHRGDYVAIMGSSGSGKSTLMNILGALDVPSHGRYLLDGVDVGSLSDGQLALARNRLIGFIFQAFNLIPRTTALANVELPLAYAGVRPGQRRRRAMAALDIVGLADRADHEPNQLSGGQQQRVAVARALVTEPALLLADEPTGNLDSKSTDDVLRVFDDLSAAGRTIVIITHEDEVGARAKRLIRLVDGAIVTDVRQSPIDRAPVGAAAAHARVRAVAAGHLAAGHGVAARASVHQSGGRHGA, encoded by the coding sequence ATGAGCCGCCCCGTCCTCGAGGTGCGGGACCTCAAGAAGATCTACGGTACGGGTGAGGCCACCGTCCACGCCCTGCGTGGCGTGTCGATGACGGTGCACCGCGGCGACTACGTGGCGATCATGGGTTCGTCCGGCTCCGGCAAGTCCACCCTGATGAACATCCTCGGTGCCCTCGACGTACCCAGCCACGGCAGGTACCTGCTGGACGGGGTGGACGTCGGCAGCCTCTCCGACGGTCAGCTCGCGCTGGCCCGGAACCGGCTGATCGGCTTCATCTTCCAGGCGTTCAACCTCATCCCGCGGACCACCGCCCTGGCCAACGTGGAGCTGCCCCTGGCGTACGCCGGGGTGCGTCCCGGACAGCGGCGCCGCCGCGCGATGGCGGCCCTGGACATCGTCGGTCTCGCGGACCGCGCCGACCACGAGCCCAACCAGCTCTCCGGCGGCCAGCAGCAGCGCGTCGCGGTGGCCCGGGCCCTGGTCACCGAGCCGGCCCTGCTGCTCGCCGACGAGCCCACCGGCAACCTGGACAGCAAGTCCACCGACGACGTGCTGCGGGTCTTCGACGACCTGAGCGCGGCCGGCCGGACCATCGTGATCATCACGCACGAGGACGAGGTGGGCGCCCGGGCCAAGCGGCTGATCCGCCTGGTCGACGGCGCGATCGTCACCGACGTGCGGCAGTCCCCGATCGACCGGGCGCCGGTCGGCGCCGCCGCCGCGCACGCCAGGGTGCGGGCGGTCGCGGCCGGGCATCTCGCGGCCGGCCACGGGGTGGCTGCCCGCGCCTCGGTCCACCAGTCCGGTGGGCGGCACGGCGCGTGA
- a CDS encoding ABC transporter permease — MNFFEVVRFSLRGLSANKLRSALTMLGILIGVAAVILLVAVGNGSAKAISDRIEALGTNTVTVLSTGRGGSSSTALTRKMADALVDPELAPDIKSVSPVVSASSATMTYEGTDHAVSTFVGTTPDWFGASSTPVERGASFTADDVAQGRRVVVIGQTVAEELFPGIDPVGKQVTVNGALFTVVGVLKEKSSTGFQDSNDTAVAPLSAVQQVLAGYGSLTSIIVAAKDPDRVDAVQSEVATILDQQLKVKSATSSSGTGTSSTPYRIQNASSLLETQTETADTFTTLLGAVAAISLLVGGIGITNIMLVTVTERTREIGIRKALGAPRRVILTQFLIEATLLSVLGGALGVAAALIGSHFTIVGVKPVIVPSSIGLAVGVSVAIGLFFGGLPAARAARLRPIDALRYE, encoded by the coding sequence GTGAACTTCTTCGAGGTAGTCAGGTTCTCGCTGCGCGGGCTCTCGGCGAACAAGCTGCGCTCCGCGCTCACCATGCTCGGCATCCTGATCGGTGTCGCCGCGGTGATCCTGCTGGTAGCCGTCGGCAACGGCTCGGCCAAGGCGATCAGCGACCGGATCGAGGCGCTGGGCACCAACACCGTCACCGTGCTGAGCACCGGCCGGGGCGGCTCCAGCAGCACCGCGCTGACCAGGAAGATGGCCGACGCCCTGGTCGACCCGGAACTGGCCCCGGACATCAAGTCGGTCTCGCCGGTGGTCAGCGCGTCGTCGGCGACCATGACGTACGAGGGCACCGACCACGCGGTGAGCACCTTCGTCGGCACCACGCCGGACTGGTTCGGCGCGTCCAGCACCCCGGTCGAGAGGGGCGCGTCATTCACCGCCGACGACGTGGCCCAGGGCCGCCGGGTGGTGGTGATCGGGCAGACCGTCGCCGAGGAGCTCTTCCCCGGCATCGACCCGGTCGGCAAGCAGGTCACCGTGAACGGCGCGCTGTTCACCGTGGTCGGCGTGCTCAAGGAGAAGAGCTCCACCGGTTTCCAGGACTCCAACGACACCGCCGTCGCCCCGCTCAGCGCGGTCCAGCAGGTCCTCGCCGGGTACGGCTCGCTCACCTCGATCATCGTGGCGGCCAAGGACCCGGACCGGGTCGACGCCGTGCAGAGCGAGGTCGCCACCATCCTCGACCAGCAGCTGAAGGTGAAGTCGGCGACCTCCTCGTCCGGTACCGGCACCAGCAGCACGCCGTACCGGATCCAGAACGCGTCGTCGCTGCTGGAGACGCAGACCGAGACCGCCGACACGTTCACCACCCTGCTCGGCGCGGTGGCCGCGATCAGCCTGCTGGTCGGCGGCATCGGCATCACCAACATCATGCTGGTCACGGTCACCGAACGGACCCGGGAGATCGGCATCCGCAAGGCGCTCGGCGCGCCCCGCCGGGTGATCCTGACCCAGTTCCTGATCGAGGCGACCCTGCTGAGCGTGCTCGGCGGCGCCCTCGGTGTGGCGGCCGCGCTGATCGGCAGTCACTTCACGATCGTCGGGGTGAAACCGGTGATCGTGCCCAGTTCGATCGGGCTCGCCGTCGGTGTGTCCGTCGCGATCGGGCTGTTCTTCGGCGGCCTGCCCGCCGCCCGCGCCGCCCGCCTGCGTCCCATCGACGCGCTGCGCTACGAGTGA
- a CDS encoding AAA family ATPase: MSRVQRDLPTLHGREALLAEIDARLAAGGGVALYGPSGIGKTALLDAVAEQATVRGELVLRLRPARGERMLAWAGVADLIRQMPPGAVAALPPAARNALAALRQGRPPRTGGPALARRLLLPALLAHCSRSGPVLLVLDDVQWLDEESAALLAFAMRRRPGPRIRALTAERRPDRADRRRAARLCPSPVTELAVPPLAPDDLSAMLEARGLPCRTASGLHRASAGNPFLALALGSTGGDGAAWRPAPLPEIARDLARERLGCLSAEVNQTLLVAALATDPTVTLLLRAGRDDADRELRLAAAAGVVEITGEAIRFTPPLIAQVLIEETPASRRTETHAALAAAALDPLDALRHRALRSARPDAATARRLAAAADQCVARGADRTAAEFYLLAAERSPHQLAAARLDWLVAAARTALTGGAPGLAGRAAEAVIAADAPAGHRVRARVVLIDLAGQALGEMGEMFAAALAEAGDDPALLAPVRLRLTWQAMITGDPDRAASEARATAGIARRAGDATSEAMALSGLAQIQRMRGEPQWRDSLARALALPASPAPDWLHYGPHYMAARFALIDDRLDEARAELLRLLAVAEHDRIGEARVEVLRSLSEVAARAGRCREALRYAHRAVQAAQEAGLSPGPTWYTAAVAELAGGSLAAAAGFARRGIRASEQEGDNLYLRRNLHALGQAQLRSGDTRAGVAALRRLRELEAEAGSSDPMIVRWHADLATGLAALGEHVEAADTLAGARKAAERLGSTPALAGYLDRATAIVHSESGQADSAVELSTAAATLFEQLRQPVEQGHALLVAGGAERRRRRYAAARLLIGAALSIFLAADARPWAEETERALARTEGSIAPEQGLTSTELRIAGLVRDGASNREIASRLYLSVKTVEATLTRVYRKLGVRSRTQLSSRLQAVDAGPLPEPTSPA, translated from the coding sequence GTGAGCCGCGTGCAGCGCGACCTGCCCACACTGCACGGCCGGGAGGCGCTGCTCGCGGAGATCGACGCGAGGCTCGCCGCCGGCGGCGGGGTGGCCCTGTACGGGCCGTCCGGCATCGGAAAGACCGCTCTCCTGGACGCCGTCGCCGAGCAGGCGACCGTCCGGGGCGAGCTGGTCCTGCGCCTGCGGCCGGCGCGCGGCGAGCGCATGCTGGCCTGGGCGGGAGTCGCCGACCTGATCCGCCAGATGCCGCCGGGCGCGGTCGCGGCCCTCCCACCCGCCGCCCGCAACGCGCTCGCGGCCCTCCGGCAGGGCCGGCCGCCGCGCACCGGCGGGCCGGCCCTGGCCCGGCGCCTGCTCCTGCCGGCCCTGCTCGCGCACTGCTCGCGCAGCGGCCCGGTACTGCTGGTCCTCGACGACGTACAGTGGCTCGACGAGGAGTCGGCAGCGCTGCTCGCCTTCGCGATGCGCCGCCGCCCCGGCCCGCGGATCCGGGCGCTCACCGCCGAGCGCCGGCCGGACCGCGCCGACCGTCGCCGTGCCGCCCGGCTCTGCCCGTCCCCGGTCACCGAGCTGGCCGTGCCGCCGCTGGCCCCCGACGACCTGAGCGCCATGCTGGAGGCCCGGGGCCTGCCCTGCCGGACGGCCAGCGGACTGCACCGGGCCAGCGCCGGCAACCCGTTCCTCGCCCTCGCGCTGGGCAGCACCGGTGGCGACGGCGCCGCCTGGCGGCCGGCCCCGCTGCCCGAGATCGCCCGTGACCTGGCCCGGGAACGCCTCGGTTGCCTGTCCGCCGAGGTGAACCAGACGCTGCTGGTGGCGGCGCTGGCCACCGACCCGACGGTGACCCTGCTGCTGCGCGCCGGGCGGGACGACGCCGACCGGGAGCTGCGACTGGCCGCCGCGGCCGGGGTCGTCGAGATCACCGGCGAGGCGATCCGGTTCACGCCGCCACTGATCGCGCAGGTGCTGATCGAGGAGACGCCGGCTTCCCGGCGTACCGAAACTCATGCCGCACTCGCCGCTGCCGCGCTCGACCCCCTGGACGCCCTGCGGCATCGCGCCCTGCGCAGCGCCCGCCCGGACGCGGCCACCGCCCGGCGGCTGGCGGCCGCCGCCGACCAATGCGTGGCGCGCGGCGCGGACCGGACCGCCGCCGAGTTCTACCTGCTCGCCGCCGAGCGCAGCCCGCACCAGCTGGCCGCCGCGCGGCTCGACTGGCTGGTCGCCGCGGCCCGCACCGCGCTCACCGGCGGCGCGCCCGGCCTGGCCGGCCGGGCCGCCGAGGCGGTGATCGCCGCCGACGCGCCGGCCGGGCACCGGGTCCGCGCCCGGGTGGTGCTGATCGACCTGGCCGGGCAGGCGCTGGGCGAGATGGGGGAGATGTTCGCGGCGGCGCTCGCCGAGGCCGGCGACGACCCGGCGCTGCTCGCCCCGGTCCGGCTGCGCCTCACCTGGCAGGCGATGATCACCGGCGATCCGGACCGGGCCGCTTCCGAGGCCCGCGCCACCGCCGGGATCGCCCGCCGGGCCGGCGACGCCACCAGCGAGGCGATGGCGCTCAGCGGCCTGGCCCAGATCCAGCGGATGCGCGGCGAGCCGCAGTGGCGCGACTCGCTGGCCCGGGCCCTCGCGCTGCCCGCCTCGCCGGCGCCGGACTGGCTGCATTACGGCCCGCACTACATGGCCGCCCGGTTCGCCCTGATCGACGACCGGCTCGACGAGGCTCGCGCCGAACTGCTGCGCCTGCTCGCGGTCGCCGAACACGACCGGATCGGCGAGGCCCGGGTCGAGGTGCTGCGCAGCCTGTCCGAGGTGGCGGCGCGGGCCGGCCGCTGCCGGGAGGCCTTACGGTACGCCCACCGCGCGGTGCAAGCCGCGCAGGAGGCCGGCCTGAGCCCCGGTCCCACCTGGTACACCGCCGCCGTGGCGGAGCTGGCCGGTGGCAGCCTGGCCGCCGCCGCGGGTTTCGCCCGGCGCGGCATCCGCGCCTCCGAGCAGGAGGGCGACAACCTCTACCTGCGCCGTAACCTGCACGCCCTGGGCCAGGCGCAGCTGCGCTCCGGCGACACCCGGGCCGGGGTGGCCGCCCTGCGCCGGCTGCGCGAGCTGGAGGCCGAGGCCGGCAGCTCCGACCCGATGATCGTCCGCTGGCACGCCGACCTGGCCACCGGCCTGGCCGCCCTCGGCGAGCACGTCGAGGCGGCGGACACCCTGGCCGGCGCGCGCAAGGCCGCCGAGCGACTGGGCAGCACCCCGGCGCTGGCCGGATACCTGGACCGGGCCACCGCCATCGTGCACTCGGAGAGCGGCCAGGCGGACTCGGCGGTCGAGTTGTCCACCGCCGCCGCGACCCTCTTCGAACAGCTGCGGCAGCCGGTGGAGCAGGGCCACGCGTTGCTGGTGGCCGGGGGAGCGGAACGCCGCCGCCGCCGGTACGCGGCGGCCCGCCTGCTGATCGGCGCCGCTCTGTCGATCTTCCTGGCCGCCGATGCCCGGCCGTGGGCCGAGGAGACCGAGCGGGCCCTGGCGCGCACCGAGGGCAGCATCGCCCCGGAGCAGGGGCTGACCTCCACCGAGTTGCGGATCGCCGGGCTGGTCCGGGACGGCGCCAGCAACCGCGAGATCGCCTCCCGCCTGTACCTGAGCGTGAAGACGGTCGAGGCGACGCTGACCCGCGTCTACCGCAAGCTCGGCGTCCGCTCCCGCACTCAGCTCTCCTCCCGGTTGCAGGCGGTCGACGCCGGCCCGCTCCCGGAGCCCACCTCACCGGCGTGA
- a CDS encoding TerC family protein has translation MLEVTALGWTLTIGVIVALLALDLTLGVLRPHVVGFREAAGWSIFYIAVAVAFGLVFAQVAGWTYGTEYFAGYIVEKSLSVDNLFVFVIIMSTFAVPERYQQEVLTFGIIIALVLRVVFIALGATLLNLFSFMFLIFGLILIYTAVQLFRHRDEDPSIEDNALVRAGRRFLPVTDDYVEGKMITRVGGRRMVTPLFLVLLAIGSTDILFALDSIPAVFGVTEEAYIVFVANAFALLGLRALFFLVKGLLDRLVYLSTGLAVILAFIGVKLVLHWAHKSLNDAFPEVSTPVSLIVIIGILVITTVASLIKSRRDPSLTAHAGSLHAHPDRRSED, from the coding sequence ATGCTTGAGGTCACCGCGCTCGGCTGGACCCTGACGATCGGCGTCATCGTCGCCCTGCTCGCCCTCGACCTGACGTTGGGGGTGTTGCGTCCACACGTCGTCGGCTTCCGCGAGGCCGCCGGCTGGTCGATCTTCTACATCGCCGTCGCTGTCGCGTTCGGGCTGGTGTTCGCACAGGTCGCCGGCTGGACGTATGGCACGGAGTACTTCGCCGGCTACATCGTCGAGAAGAGCCTGTCCGTCGACAACCTGTTCGTCTTCGTCATCATCATGAGCACCTTCGCGGTGCCGGAGCGTTACCAGCAGGAGGTGCTTACCTTCGGGATCATCATCGCGCTGGTCCTGCGGGTGGTCTTCATCGCGCTCGGCGCGACGCTGCTCAACCTGTTCTCGTTCATGTTCCTGATCTTCGGCCTGATCCTGATCTACACGGCCGTGCAGCTCTTCCGGCACCGCGACGAGGATCCGAGCATCGAGGACAACGCCCTGGTCCGCGCCGGTCGCCGCTTCCTGCCGGTCACCGACGACTACGTCGAGGGCAAGATGATCACCCGGGTCGGCGGGCGACGGATGGTCACCCCGCTGTTCCTGGTACTGCTGGCGATCGGCAGCACGGACATCCTGTTCGCGCTCGACTCGATCCCCGCGGTGTTCGGCGTGACCGAGGAGGCGTACATCGTCTTCGTCGCCAACGCCTTCGCCCTGCTCGGCCTGCGCGCCCTTTTCTTCCTGGTCAAGGGCCTGCTCGACCGTCTGGTCTACCTGTCCACCGGGCTCGCCGTGATCCTCGCCTTCATCGGCGTGAAACTGGTGCTGCACTGGGCGCACAAGTCGCTGAACGACGCGTTCCCCGAGGTCAGCACGCCGGTCTCGCTGATCGTGATCATCGGCATCCTGGTCATCACCACCGTCGCCAGTCTGATCAAGTCGCGGCGCGACCCGTCCCTGACGGCCCACGCCGGCAGCCTCCACGCCCACCCCGACCGCCGATCCGAGGACTGA